In Shewanella psychrotolerans, the genomic stretch GTGGAATTAGTTATACCTTGGCATTAAGCCTAGGTGCCGCTAATAAGGCGGCATTTGCAGTTGCTATGATTAGCGCTTTGGCAATAAGGTTAGCCGCCATAAAATGGCACTTAAGACTTCCCGCTTTCGATCTGAAGAAAACATAAAATGATCAGGTATTTTTTATACAGCCTATTGGCACTAACTCCTCTATTTGCACAAGCAAATCCTGGTGATATGCCTGAAGAGCAGCAGATGGCCGTCCAGTATATTCAAGCGCTAACCGATCACGACTATCTAACTCTAGGTTCATTTTATAATCGCGACAGTATCTTTATCGATCGCACCGCCAGTAAAAAATACACAGGTAGACGCGATATCTTAGAGTTTTTCGAGCGCGCTCATCGCGGCGTGCTGGAATATAACTTCAATATTGAACACATGTTTAACTCTGGCTCATTGGTGATCATGATAGGTAACTATCACTATCGTGGCCCTGGAAGCCTGTTTGGTAAGCCAGGAAAAGTCATTGAATTGGCGATACCAGGGGTGACGACGGTAAAACTGGATTTAGCGAATCATCGCGTGACAGAGCATGAAGATCTAATGGACTATCAAACCATGCAAGATCAACTCGCGACGCAGTAAGCTTCTAGCACCTAACATAAGTGTTCCAGACACAACGCCAATTTCTATCCATCCATGGGAAATTTGCATAAGTGTTCCAGACACAAAAAAGGTCTGCATTGGCAGACCTTTTGTTATATCGCTTAGCTTTACTTAGACCCAAGCACTCTGAGCCAAGTACTCTAGACCAAAGTGAACTAAACCAGAGTAAGCTAAACCAAAGTGATTTTAGCAAACTTACGCTTGCCCACTTGGAATACCCCGCTAGTCCCAGCGGTCAATTGTAGACGAGTATCTTCAATCTTAACGCCATCAATCTTAGCAGCGCCTTGCTTTATCATACGCATCGCATCTGATGTTGAAGCCACTAAGCCAGCCTCTTTTAGCACGTTAGCAATCGCAATCCCTTCACCGGCAACAAGCTCAACCTCTGCGATATCTTCAGGTAGAGCACCTTTTTGAAAGCGGTTGATAAATTCTTGATGCGCAGCTTCTGCAGCAGCTTCATCATGAAAACGCGCAATGATCTCTTTCGCCAGTAAGATCTTAACATCTCTCGGGTTAGTCCCTTGAACTACATCCTCTTTTAACTGAGCAATCTCAGTAAGCGGACGGAACGACAATAGATCGAAATAACGCCACATCAAATCATCAGAGATAGACATGATTTTGCCGAACATCTCACTCGCAGGCTCACTGACACCGATATAGTTGTGCGCAGACTTTGACATCTTCTTGACGCCATCTAAGCCTTCAAGCAGCGGCATCATGATAACCGTCTGTGGCTTTTGACCCGCTGTTTTTTGCAGTTCACGCCCCATCAGCAAGTTAAACTTCTGATCGGTACCACCCAGTTCAACATCAGACTCTAACGCTACTGAGTCATAACCTTGCAATAATGGATACATAAACTCATGAATCGCGATAGATTGACCCGAAGCATAACGCTTCTTAAAGTCATCGCGCTCCATCATACGCGCAACCGTTTGCTGAGAAGCTAAACGGATCATCCCTGCAGCGCCAAGCGGCTCAAGCCAGCTAGAGTTAAACTCGATACGTGTCTTAGCCGGATCTAAAATCTTGTATACTTGCTCTTTATACGTCTCGGCATTCGCCAAAACTTGTTCACGGGTCAATGGCGGACGCGTGCTGTTCTTACCACTTGGGTCGCCGACCATACCGGTGAAATCACCTATTAAAAAGATCACTTCATGACCGAGTTCTTGAAAAGTTCTCATCTTATTCAAAATAACGGTATGGCCAAGATGAATATCTGGCGCAGTGGGATCAGCCCCCAACTTAATGCGCAGAGGACGACCCTCTTTGAGTTTTTCCAGCAGATCCGCTTCGAGAAGGATCTCGTCGGTACCACGTTTAATTTCTGCTAATGCTTGGTCTAAATCAGCCATCTTGGCAGCTACTCCTGAGAGCCTATAGGTAAATATTGGGCACTAATGTTACTTGTTAGCCAGCACAAATGAAAGAGTGTACACTAATAGGATGGGCTTAAGTGTAAGAAATTGGTATCGGAGTCAATGGGAAAGGTAATAACACTCTTAAAATTGTTACCCAGATTACATCAAATTATATTGAGTATCTTAGTGGTGATCACCCTAACGGTGGTATTTTTACCATCCGACGATGCTCAGGCTTCCCGTTCGACTAACAGTGCGCTATCGGGGTCGGTGACCTTTTCCGACGAAGGTAAAGCCATAGCGCCAAACGCCCAAGCCTATCCCGTGCCATTAGCCTTTAGAAAGCCCGTCCCCCCAAGTGCAGCCGAAATAGCTCAAAAAGCAAGTAAAGCCAACGAAGTAGATTTAAGCCAAACCGCGCTAACCTCTGTAACAACAGATCATGATGCTGAAGAGTCGGTGATCGAACCGAATAAAATCCTTGAGCACAAGGAACAATTTACGGTTCGTAGCGGTGATACTTTAGCAGCACTATTTAAGCGCGCAGGCCTTAGCGCTCGTGACGTATATGAGATCACTCAACTGCCTAAAGCCAAAAAGAATCTACTAAAAATCATGCCCGGCGAAGAGATAGAGATCGTAAAAAATGACGCAGGTGAACTCACTAAGGTGCGTTACCACCTCGATCCCATCTCGACACTCATTATCAGTAAGCAAAACAGTGGCTATAGTGAAGAGGTCGAAACTAAACAAGTTGAAAACCGCACTAAATTTGCCGCAGCAACCATCAGCAGTAACTTTTGGAATGCAGGTGTTGGCGCAGGCCTAACACCAAATCAAATCATGCAATTAGCCACCATTTTTGGCTGGGACATCGACTTCGCCCTCGACCTAAGACAAGGCGACAATTTCTCTATCTTATTCGAAGAAGAGTATGCCGACGGTGAGTTTTTGCGTAACGGTAACATTCTTGCCGCAGAGTTTATCAACCAAGGCGATAAGTATACTGCCGTGCGCTATAAAGATGGCAGTTATTACTCAGCGGAAGGGCGCAGCATGCGTAAGGCCTTCTTGCGCTCCCCGGTTGATTTTAAATATGTGAGCTCAAGCTTCAATCCACGCAGGCTCCATCCCGTTACAGGGCAAGTCAAGGCCCACCGAGGTGTCGACTATGTCGCCGCGGTAGGCACACCGATAAAAGCGGCGGGTAAAGGCCGGGTGATCAAATCTGGTTACAATCAGTACAATGGCAACTATGTGTTTATTAAACACAACGAAACCTACACCACTAAATATCTTCACCTTAAAAAGCGTAAAGTAAAGCAAGGACAAACAGTCAAACAGGGCCAAGTGATCGGCACATTAGGCTCAACCGGTCGGGTTACTGGCGCACATCTCCATTATGAATTTATCGTCAATGGGGTTCATCGTAATCCTCGCACGGTAAAACTACCGCAGTCCTTGCCTATCGACAAAAAAGAGAAACAACAATTCCTCGCGCTTAGCCAGCAATTAATGGCTAAACTTGAACAGCAACAACAAATTCAGCTTGCTGCTCAATAGGACCTATTCATGACCTCAAAATACTATATCGGCCTAATGTCGGGTACCAGCATGGATGGCGTTGACGCCGTTCTTGTGGATTTTAGTGACAACAATATCACTCTGATCGCTAGCCATACCGAAGCTCTGCCTAAACACCTGCTGAGTGGCTTACAGCGTTTATGTAAGTCAGGCAATGATGAGATTAATCGGGTTGGCACCTTAGATAGGAGTGTCGGTAAGTTATTTGCGCAAGCGGTGAATGGATTAATCGACAAAGCAGGGATAACTAAAAAGCATGTGATTGCCATTGGAAGTCACGGTCAAACAATAAGGCACATGCCAAATCTCGAGATGGGCTTTACCTTGCAAATAGGCGATCCCAATACCATTGCAGCGTTGACGGGGATCGATGTGATAGCCGATTTCAGGCGAAAGGATATCGCCCTTGGCGGCCAAGGCGCACCTTTAGTTCCCGCATTCCACCAGCAGCTGTTTGCAAAAGCAGGCACCAAACGGATGATCTTAAATATTGGTGGCATCTCTAACATCACCTATCTACCCGGTGATGCGACTGCGGTTATCGGGTTTGATAATGGCCCAGGCAACACCTTAATCGATGCTTGGATGAAGCAGGTTAACGGTGAGCCCTATGATAAAGATGGCGAATGGGCCGCCAGTGGAACCACAAACCCACAACTCTTAGAGCAGATGTTATCTCATTCTTATTTCTCACTAAGTGCGCCAAAGAGCACAGGTAGGGAACTGTTCAATCAAGCTTGGATGGAGCAACAAACCGCTGATTTTGGTTACATGAATGAGGCTGATATTCAATCGACGCTGCTCGATCTCACCTGCCACAGTATCGCTAATGATTGCCTAAAACTCACCGATAACGCCGAGCTTTATGTCTGTGGTGGCGGCGCCTTTAATAAAGAGCTGCTACGCCGCTTAACTCTGCTGTTGCCACATTATACGGTGAACACCTCAGCGCCACTTGGGGTTAACCCTCAATGGGTCGAAGGCATCGCCTTTGCTTGGCTCGCCATGCGCCATAAACATGGATTACCCGGTAACCTTCCAGCCGTAACAGGTGCCTCTAGAGAGGCTGTGCTTGGTGGATTTTTCCCAGCGATTTAACCACACGCACTCGTGTTACCGATACTTAACAACAGAGTAGCAGGGCATTATCGCCTTGCTACCCAGTGAAACAACATTCCTCATTGCCAATCCCACTGCATCAACAAAACCTTTTATACTCCAGTACAACAAATGTTATCATTGCAACCAATCGGCCTAGCCATCAAAACTAAAGAGTAAACCATGACCAAAAGTGCAAAAGATGCCAGCAACATGACGCCAGAAGCGCGTTACGACTACCTCGTTGAACAAGCTAAAACTCACAAGACGTTGTGGACACTGCAAGACTTAGATGGTTGCGTAATGTTAACCACTGAAGATGAAGATTGCATACCTATGTGGCCATGTGAAGAGACAGCTAAAATGTGGGCCGTTGATGATTGGGCTGACTGCACGCCACTTGCGATCCCGCTAGATGAATGGCTAGAACGTTGGGTTGCTGGTATGCAAGATGACGATCTATTTGTTGCGGTCTTCCCTGTACAAGAAGATCTCGGAGTGGTGATCCCACCTTATGAACTAGAGCAGCGCTTAACACCAAAGCAACGCCACTAGTTTTATTATTTAGGGAGTCATACGTGTCGTCATCGATACCATCAGATAACCAAGCTGACCACAACGCAACGGTGAAAACTAAGTTACCCAAACGCTTATTAGCCTTGCTACTATTCTTGAGTATCGCCTCTATAAGCGGAATAGTGGCAAAACAAGGGGTACTATTTTGTATATTGACCTTGTTGATGGTGGTCGCAGTATTAGGTCGCCAAAAAGCAGGTTTGTATATGCTCAGAGGCTACACAGTGGTGCAGTTAGGTTTGGTATCCCTATTACCCGTAATTTTATATGACCCAGATAATCTCTTAGTCAGTCCATCGACCTTCCAAATTGGCGAATGGCAAGGACAAATACCCGATTATATTGTGTTTAGCGTGCTGATTTTATTGTCTATATTGCAAGTGTGGATCGCCTTTACTCCCAAGGTAAAAGCCTATTGCTACATAAAGACCAATATGAACATTATGCGATAAGCCCTAGACTTAGCGCTCTCGATACAAAAAAGCCAGCTATGCTGGCTTTTTATTTAACTAAAGTGCTTAAAATCAGATTTATACTGAGAAGCTTGCGCCACAGCCACAGGTCGTGGTCGCGTTAGGGTTTTTCACAAAGAAACGTGAACCTTCAAGCCCCGAAGTATAATCGACTTCACCACCCACTAGGTATTGCAAGCTCATGGGGTCAACCACTAACTGAACACCTTGTTTTTCCACGGTGAAGTCACCTTCATTTACCTTCTCATCGAACGTAAAGCCGTACTGAAAACCTGAGCAGCCACCACCCGTTACATATACACGTAACTTAAGCGCATCATTTTGCTCTTCGTCCAACAAGGTTTTTACCTTTGAAGCTGCCGCGTCGGTAAAACGGATTGGCATTGTATCTTCAGCTTGTTCAGTCATTACTACCTCTTACATCGGTTTACTGAGCGGAATTATCCGATACCTGACCATTTTGTTCAAGTAATAGTCGTGACTCAGGTGAAATCAGTGGTAAAGCCGACTCATTGGCATGATTTTCAGGCTGTACTTGAGACGATGCTGAGTCGCTCTCTGGGGTGATGATATCATCTTGAGAAGGGCTTACTCCTTGCTTATTTGCATCTTCAACTGAATCATCACCAACCTCCTCGGTCATTGATTCAGTCTTGTTCAGCAGCTCCTGAACCGTAAATGCCTGCTCGGCTGACGCGCCTTTGCTCCAACGACTCGATGGTACCGTGACCTTTACTTCCACACGGGATAGTTCAAATCCATCGGGAAACTGCACGACCGTTTCTAGGCTCTGAAAATATCTAAAGCTAAAATTAAACTTATCCTCAGTTAAACTAGCTAGCGCTAGCTGAGTCACCTTACCTGCTTGAAGACCGATAAATACAAGCTCAGCTTTACCTTTCAGCGCTTGCTTTCGCTTTTTCAGCTGAGTAAGCACTAACTTAACTCGGTATTGGTTAGCTAGCAGACTCGGGCTCATCTCTAACTCGTGAATCGCTACCCCGTCGGCTTGATGTTCAGGCGCCATAATACTGCGATAAAATGCCAGTTCACGATCTAGCTCTTTCTGCTTCTGATGCTGCTCTAAAAACATCTGCTGCATATTATCGTTTGCTTCACGCTCGAGCGACAACTCTAAATTACGAGATGCCAGCGCCTCAGCTTGGGCTTTTAACGCCTGACTAAGTTCAGCTACGCGCGCATTAGATGGATTAGCAATAACTTGATGCTGAGACGACCAAATATCCCACGTTAAGACACCAGTAAAAAATGCCACTAAGATTAGCAACAACAGATAAACGCTCGAAGGTCTAATTTTTCGCTCAATGACTTGCATGCGATCGACCCAGCGATGATAATTTGGCATTAAGTATTAGCCCCTTATAAAAAAATCTTAACTCTATTTGAGTACAACAATGGTTTATCCGGAAGGTTACTGTGCAGCTAACAATTAATAGCCTCATTAAGCAATGCCAGAAATACCTCAATACCGATCTCAAAGATAAGCTATCACAAGCCCAGATCAGTGTGCAGCTTTGTGGTCTCGCGCTCGCTTTTGCTCTAGTGGCATCGGCGGTGATAATACTATTTCGCCTGTTATTACTCGGATTAAACACTTTCACCCAAACTCAAGAGTGGGATTTTACTGGCAACTTTGGTGACTGGCGAGTGCTATTGCCACTTTTAGGGGCGATATTAATCTGGATCGTGGCGGTTTTGGGATCTAAACGCTACAAGCGCATGGGAATCGCCTATGTCATGCACCGCATGAAATTGCATTATGGCAAGATCCCACTGCAATCTGCGCCTGGGCAATTTTTCCAAGCATTGTTTGCATTGGCAACTAATTTTTCAGTGGGGCGAGAGGGACCCGCCATCCATCTCGGTGCGGTCAGTGCGAGTGTGATGGCAGAGAAGTTTAAATTGCCAGACAACAGTGTACGCATCATGTGCGCTAGTGGGATCGCCGCAGGAATAGCGGCAATCTTTAACTCCCCCTTAGCGGCGGTTATCTTTGTCTTTGAGGTAGTACTTAGAGAGTACAAAGTCCACTACTTCTTCCCAATCATGCTCTCGGCAATTTGTGGCGCACTGAGCAGCCAATTAGTATTTGGTAATATCCATGAATATGAGCAGATTGGTATTAATCATATTCCCTTATCTCAATATCCTCTTTTGCTCGTCTGCGGCGTTACACTTGGCTGTATCGCAGCGCTATTTAATCACACGCTTTTGCGAGTCACTGACAAGGGTCAGCAGTGGCCTTTGATCTACCGCCTTTTATTAGCTGGCGGTATCACTACGATCATTGGCATATTTCTCCCCCAAGCATTAGGCAGTGGCGATCTTGCAATCACCCATGCGATTAGCGACAACCCAAGCTTACTTTTATTGATAGGCCTTTTGATCGGTAAAATCGTGGCTACCATTGGCGCTATTGGGCTAGGTATTCCAGGCGGGATCATAGGCCCATTATTTGGTATTGGCGCGTTAATTGGTGCAATTTTGGCCGTTATCAGTGCCTTTTTCTTTCCGTCGGTGACTCCTTATGTTGGTCTCTATACCATTATTGGTATGACCGCCATGATGGGCGTTTGTCTAAGTGCCCCCTTAGCCGCACTCGTTGCATTACTTGAACTGACTAACAATGCATCGATCATTTTGCCTTCGATGTTTGTGACGATTCCGGCGTTTTTGATCGCTCACCAAGCGTTCCATACAAAATCGCTGTTTTACCGCCAAATGGATATTATGGGGCTCGATTATAAAATCTCTTCCATTAAACTAGGACTTCAGAAAAAGGGCGTGAGAGCCGTTATGGATAAACGCTTTGTAATTGTCAAAGATAATAATGAGCTACTACTCGAAGTATTAAAACGCGCCGAAGGTCGCTCGGTACTGGTGCAAAACAACCTAGGCGAAATGGAGATGCTGCAGCTTGAGCTTCAGTTCGTGGATGACATGAGTACCTTAACTCGTCACCCGATCCAAGGACTGGCAGATACCTGCACCCTAAAAGAAGTGTATGAGGTACTATCAAGAGACAGAAGAGGAGAAGTGTTCATCTATCAAGATAGCATCGACAAAGTCGTGGGGGTGATTAGCTGGGCAATGCTGCAAAAAGAGATTAATTCGGGACAAATATAATCAACCTTATCAAACCATTTACGTACGATTCCACTGTATTAGGGGATCTGCTATAGTGCCATCATAAACGCTTAGTGCCTTATATTTTAGTGACTATTGGGTCGCAATGGCTTGCTCTATCGACCAGTGCTGAAGCGCTTACTGATGATTGATAGCGTGCTTTTAAGTTCGCTTTTATAGCTTGGTTATATGGCTTAATACTGCAG encodes the following:
- a CDS encoding anhydro-N-acetylmuramic acid kinase, producing the protein MTSKYYIGLMSGTSMDGVDAVLVDFSDNNITLIASHTEALPKHLLSGLQRLCKSGNDEINRVGTLDRSVGKLFAQAVNGLIDKAGITKKHVIAIGSHGQTIRHMPNLEMGFTLQIGDPNTIAALTGIDVIADFRRKDIALGGQGAPLVPAFHQQLFAKAGTKRMILNIGGISNITYLPGDATAVIGFDNGPGNTLIDAWMKQVNGEPYDKDGEWAASGTTNPQLLEQMLSHSYFSLSAPKSTGRELFNQAWMEQQTADFGYMNEADIQSTLLDLTCHSIANDCLKLTDNAELYVCGGGAFNKELLRRLTLLLPHYTVNTSAPLGVNPQWVEGIAFAWLAMRHKHGLPGNLPAVTGASREAVLGGFFPAI
- a CDS encoding peptidoglycan DD-metalloendopeptidase family protein — its product is MGKVITLLKLLPRLHQIILSILVVITLTVVFLPSDDAQASRSTNSALSGSVTFSDEGKAIAPNAQAYPVPLAFRKPVPPSAAEIAQKASKANEVDLSQTALTSVTTDHDAEESVIEPNKILEHKEQFTVRSGDTLAALFKRAGLSARDVYEITQLPKAKKNLLKIMPGEEIEIVKNDAGELTKVRYHLDPISTLIISKQNSGYSEEVETKQVENRTKFAAATISSNFWNAGVGAGLTPNQIMQLATIFGWDIDFALDLRQGDNFSILFEEEYADGEFLRNGNILAAEFINQGDKYTAVRYKDGSYYSAEGRSMRKAFLRSPVDFKYVSSSFNPRRLHPVTGQVKAHRGVDYVAAVGTPIKAAGKGRVIKSGYNQYNGNYVFIKHNETYTTKYLHLKKRKVKQGQTVKQGQVIGTLGSTGRVTGAHLHYEFIVNGVHRNPRTVKLPQSLPIDKKEKQQFLALSQQLMAKLEQQQQIQLAAQ
- the tyrS gene encoding tyrosine--tRNA ligase, encoding MADLDQALAEIKRGTDEILLEADLLEKLKEGRPLRIKLGADPTAPDIHLGHTVILNKMRTFQELGHEVIFLIGDFTGMVGDPSGKNSTRPPLTREQVLANAETYKEQVYKILDPAKTRIEFNSSWLEPLGAAGMIRLASQQTVARMMERDDFKKRYASGQSIAIHEFMYPLLQGYDSVALESDVELGGTDQKFNLLMGRELQKTAGQKPQTVIMMPLLEGLDGVKKMSKSAHNYIGVSEPASEMFGKIMSISDDLMWRYFDLLSFRPLTEIAQLKEDVVQGTNPRDVKILLAKEIIARFHDEAAAEAAHQEFINRFQKGALPEDIAEVELVAGEGIAIANVLKEAGLVASTSDAMRMIKQGAAKIDGVKIEDTRLQLTAGTSGVFQVGKRKFAKITLV
- a CDS encoding chloride channel protein — translated: MQLTINSLIKQCQKYLNTDLKDKLSQAQISVQLCGLALAFALVASAVIILFRLLLLGLNTFTQTQEWDFTGNFGDWRVLLPLLGAILIWIVAVLGSKRYKRMGIAYVMHRMKLHYGKIPLQSAPGQFFQALFALATNFSVGREGPAIHLGAVSASVMAEKFKLPDNSVRIMCASGIAAGIAAIFNSPLAAVIFVFEVVLREYKVHYFFPIMLSAICGALSSQLVFGNIHEYEQIGINHIPLSQYPLLLVCGVTLGCIAALFNHTLLRVTDKGQQWPLIYRLLLAGGITTIIGIFLPQALGSGDLAITHAISDNPSLLLLIGLLIGKIVATIGAIGLGIPGGIIGPLFGIGALIGAILAVISAFFFPSVTPYVGLYTIIGMTAMMGVCLSAPLAALVALLELTNNASIILPSMFVTIPAFLIAHQAFHTKSLFYRQMDIMGLDYKISSIKLGLQKKGVRAVMDKRFVIVKDNNELLLEVLKRAEGRSVLVQNNLGEMEMLQLELQFVDDMSTLTRHPIQGLADTCTLKEVYEVLSRDRRGEVFIYQDSIDKVVGVISWAMLQKEINSGQI
- a CDS encoding DUF6776 family protein, which translates into the protein MPNYHRWVDRMQVIERKIRPSSVYLLLLILVAFFTGVLTWDIWSSQHQVIANPSNARVAELSQALKAQAEALASRNLELSLEREANDNMQQMFLEQHQKQKELDRELAFYRSIMAPEHQADGVAIHELEMSPSLLANQYRVKLVLTQLKKRKQALKGKAELVFIGLQAGKVTQLALASLTEDKFNFSFRYFQSLETVVQFPDGFELSRVEVKVTVPSSRWSKGASAEQAFTVQELLNKTESMTEEVGDDSVEDANKQGVSPSQDDIITPESDSASSQVQPENHANESALPLISPESRLLLEQNGQVSDNSAQ
- a CDS encoding nuclear transport factor 2 family protein, which produces MIRYFLYSLLALTPLFAQANPGDMPEEQQMAVQYIQALTDHDYLTLGSFYNRDSIFIDRTASKKYTGRRDILEFFERAHRGVLEYNFNIEHMFNSGSLVIMIGNYHYRGPGSLFGKPGKVIELAIPGVTTVKLDLANHRVTEHEDLMDYQTMQDQLATQ
- a CDS encoding DUF2750 domain-containing protein; its protein translation is MTKSAKDASNMTPEARYDYLVEQAKTHKTLWTLQDLDGCVMLTTEDEDCIPMWPCEETAKMWAVDDWADCTPLAIPLDEWLERWVAGMQDDDLFVAVFPVQEDLGVVIPPYELEQRLTPKQRH
- the erpA gene encoding iron-sulfur cluster insertion protein ErpA, producing MTEQAEDTMPIRFTDAAASKVKTLLDEEQNDALKLRVYVTGGGCSGFQYGFTFDEKVNEGDFTVEKQGVQLVVDPMSLQYLVGGEVDYTSGLEGSRFFVKNPNATTTCGCGASFSV